gtataaaaactttaaatttaaaactcatTATCATGtgaaaatacacttttattttACCATACACTTGTGATTTTAActtcaatatttaaatttagCAGCTGTTCTTAAGGCTTTAAGTGTTTTTTAGGGGCTGAGCGATGTTGTACTTTATTTTTACAAGATCTCAGATAAAAAATTTCGTAATTTCTTGTAATTAAGGCCAAATTTCATTCCACAAGTGGTGCAGCCAAAGgaaatgtgtttaaaatgtGGATGATGAGCTCAGTTTGATTCTGTCACTGTTACTCCTGTAATCCAAAAATCCAATTTTCTGGGGTGTGTTGTGCTGACAGTAACTTGTTGTGTggtaaaaagtgaaaaaatagaGACTTAACTcagcaggggggaaaaaaaaataaaaatttccataGCAAAGAGTTTTAAATTTGTAGatctgcaataatttttttttttattaaaatacttccttttcccccattttttgattttaaataaaaacaaaataaacacatgaTTTGAAATGTATCTGCTTGTTTcctaaagaaaattatttttaaaaaatttcttctgtcCACTTCTTCACTGGCTGAGTTTTGCAGGAATTAAATGCAGGAATTAAAACATGAGAATGGGGCAGCCAAGGAgctttttttgccctttttagCCAAATTGAATTTCCTTTTTGGCCTTTGGGATTTGTGGTGCTgtcagaaaatacttttctgtgTCCTCACCTTTGCAGGAGTGGAAATTGGAATTTAATATGGCTCTGGAGAAAAGAGATTACAGCAataagcagcttttttttttaattccttcagaTTTGGTTTCCACCATATTAAatgcacagaatatttttttttaacagtattAAATGTACAGAATATTTAGGTTTAACTATATTaaatatacagaatattttaacaGTATTAAATTTACAGAATATTTAAGTTTAACAGTATTAAATGTGCAGAATATTTAGATTTAACAGTATTAAATGTACAGAATATTTAGgtttaattatattaaatttacagaatattttaacaGTATTAAATGTACAGAATATTTAGGTTTAACAGTATTAAATGTACAGAATATCTAGGTTTAACTATATTAAATTTACAGAATGTTGAGGTTTAACTATATTAAATTTACAGAATATTTAGGTTTAATAGTATTAAATGTACAGAATATTTAGGTTTAACTATATTAAATTTAcagaatatttaataaaatagttCAGTGGATCTGGCCATTAGTAGCCAGTGAGTGAACACccagcagaggagagaaaattcccaaattcccaaagtGCTTTTTAACAAGCTTGACAGAAGCATTTGCAATTATCCAATAGCACCAGAAAACTGCTCCCTAAATGACAGCAGGAAGTTTCATTTGCATTCCATATCTGATGTTCAATCTGCTAATCCTCCTCTGGAGCCTGCcaggaaaaacagcacagacagactcgagttttattaaaattttggtggtttttttttttttttttttttttttttggattgtGTTGCCTCccccaggaaagctggagcTCCCTGTTTGCTCCTGTTTATATAAGTTAAATTTCCATGCTGTGACAGATTTCCCTCCTGGTTAATGAGAGCTCCTAATTGGACCTAATGAAACATTTACCCACTGCTAGATAATATTATCTGTGAGCAACAGCAGAGATAAGGAGGAAAATAAGCTTTTTGAAAGGTTCTGGGTGAGATACAAAAGAGATTTTTGGGGCCAATATTTCCCTGTTTGGTCCTGGTGGTGCAGCTGTGTAACCAAGCCCATGGCAAACAACATCCATTATTTATTGGCAAACAAGGACACCTTTGACTACATCAGATTGGGAGGTCGATTTGCTGAGCCTCCCCCCCAGCCAGAGTGGCTTTTTGTCTTTATATTCCctaaaattttccatttggCACAAGGGAGAGCTGTAGGAAGCTGGGAGGGGGGAGCCTGGGTCTGTAGCAAACTGGCAAAAGTGGagttgtgcctttttttttttttttttttttgctgtccaGGTGCTCCAGATCCAGTTACAGCCCATAAAGGCAGAGTTTCCTTAGGCCAGCAGCAAATTCAGGGCAAGGGAGAGAAGTcttggaaaaatggaaatggaaataatttaaaaatgctggaaatgcagtgaaattttGTGAAATTCTTGATCACAGCTGGGTTGCTTGAGTTATTCCAAGGATGTGTCCCCCAGGTTGGAAAGATTGGAGCAAGGTGAAGGTGTGGAGGTGGATGAGCTTTAAATTCCCTCCCAACccatcctggaattccaggaaaaacagTTATTTGTTAGGAGAGTGATGACTTGAGGCACAAAAAAAGACTTTTCTCACCTTGTTACCAACATCACTCACCCAGGGTGGATGAAGGAGCCAAAAAAACTGGATTAAATTAAGCTCCAAGAAAACTGGAGAACAGGGGCATGAGGATGAGGTAATTAGGATCAGGAGTGAGCAACTGTGGAAATTAATTGGAATTCCAGGAGTTGCATCAACTCCACACATGGGGGGGAACCTGTTTGTTCATCTCATTGGGAAGCTGTGGTTTTATTCTTTGCTGCtgatttttgcttctgttttggGCAGAGCTCATGGAAAGTTGGGATATCTCTGGAATGGGAATATTCACTCGTGTGGTCCCACCCAGGGCATTCCCTCAGTAATGGTTTTCCTGGAGAAACCTAATTTTTATCTTAATTCAATGCTAATTTATTTCTTGACAGCAGAATTTTGATGATCTGTTGCTGTTTGTTCTCCACAGATTCTTCTGCCTAAATCCTTCTTtggatcctgggctgcagccaggagaaaTCTGGACCATCCTGTGGAAAACAGTGTTGGAAgcacacagggagcagaggtAGGTTGTGATTTTGGAATATCTCCTGAAATGTATCCAGGTTTTAATAAGCAGATCTTAAGCAGTGTGGTTAAATTCACAATAAAATTCCCAATTCCTGAAATTCTGTTGTGTGCTTGGCTGGCTAAACAATCTccactggaaaaggaaaaacccaaaccaacccaaaaaaatagggaaaagagagaatttcCTGGATTTCTCTGCTGATTTTCAGGGTGTGCCTGGAAATTTGGAGGGGATGCCTTTGGCTCTGGTTTGGCAGGAGCTTCCACTCCAGCTTGTTTGTCCTGCTGGGAATTTGCATGGGAGGAGTGAGGTTGTGATTTTTAATCTCTGAACCAAGCTCCAGGGTCACTGGAATTTGCCACAATTCCCTGAGTCTGTCTGGAGGTGTGGGAATCTAAATAGCAACCTGAGCAAAATGTTCTGATCTTCTCTCTAAAGccttggcagagcagccagagggcccgaaataaataaaattttgggtGATTGAATCTCATCCCTCTGAACTTTCCACCCAAAACATCTGTGCCATCCCCAGGCATCTTCCTTAGAGTTCCCTTGGGATCCACTTaagaaataaactgaatttaCACTTGGAAATTTTAGTGCTGTGATGTTGGGTGCAAAGTGCACTTAAAATTCAGATGATGCAGCTTGtctgaatttaaatttatttctctcaGGTAAGGGGTTGGTTGTTGGTGTTAAAATTGAGATTTCTCTAGTTTTCTTCCTTAGTGCTGCTTATTCCAGATTGTTTCCAGTTGGGTCTAAAGCACCTCAACCTCCTTGTTTATTTATGGGAATCCTTTCAAGGAATTTTTAGGATTCCCATTGCTCAGGAGGACAAACAgcttgaattatttatttatttttttttttttggcagttcAAGCCCTGTGTGAGGGATTCTGGCCAGCAGAAGGCACCACCAGCTCAGCTTTGCGCCGCTCGCCGGCATTCCCGGCTGGATTCCCACCCTTCCAGCAGGAAATTTATCATCCTGCACCTCAGCTTCTCGGGATTCCCGCTGGATCATGAATTCCCTTGTTTTTCCAGGCGTGAGGAGGCTGGAATTCCATGAGCAGTGACGGCCAGGATGGGGCTGCTCCGGCGGGCGCTGGCCGCAGCCGTTCTCCCGCTCCTCGTCCTGCCAGGAATTTGGGTTTCAGCTGAGAACATCAACTTCCACAACATCAGGCCTCCCCTGGACCGTGAGTAGCGATTTTATGGAATTCTGACCTTTTCTGTACCAAATCCTGgcttaaaattttatatttgccCCATCCTCCCAGTCCTTTGGGTTCCAGCTGTTGTTTGTCCCCACggaaactttaaaataaatattcttcttCTCAGCCCACAGCACTTTATCCTTAATACTTGACAAGTTGACAGTTGCCAAATTAAAGGGTGCAGGAGGACTTTGGCATTTTAAGggattttctttatattttttttctgtctccctgCAGAGGGAATTATGCAGTGTAAATAACCCAGAACAGGTGGTTTTGGTCTTTTATCTTGTTGGGGGTTTTGTAAGGGGAGGAATAGGTGTTGCTGCATGCAATTAATTCAGTCTGAAGGTAATTAAAAACCTCGTGGGACCTGTGAAGCCAGTTGGCACTAATGGcataatttatttactttttttttttcctcttatctGGCATCACCAGTGTTCCATCCCTTCATTTGCATTATCTGCATCATTAAAGCAGCCAGGATATAGTAGCTGGATATAATATCTGCCCCTAATGAACCCTGCACATCCCAATAATTCAtttaaataatggaaataagATTTTCAAAGAGTCCTCTGGGCCCTTTTGTTTGAAGGATCCAACTCCTCCTTCCAAGTGGAAGGAAAATGTAGATTTATGTTTGCTGTGCAAAGTTCCATCAGGGGGGAGATAAACTCTTCCctctttcctgctcttcccaccaCTACCTCAATTTTGGATTCTGAGAGtgaaaacatgtattttcaCTCTgataatgcaaaatattttaaggatcTATTTCAAGTTCAAGCctagaggggaaaataaaaaaagctttctgcCAAACTTGTTTTATTTGACAGCGAAAAGATGTAAAtacacataatttatttttataaacacaCGCGTTTACAAGCACAATTTTGAacattttcaatttatttttttttttactttccaactgaatgcattttaatatttttttttttaaccctttccaAGCCACTCCATTCCCAAACAGCTTCAAGTGCTTTACCTGTGACAACGCTGTGGACAACTACAACTGCAACAGATGGGCTGAGGACAGGTGGTGTCCTGCAAGTGAGTAAGGCTGGGCTGAGGAGATCCTTGGGGGTATTTCACCTTGAAATATTGATATTTTCAACATTCAGCTGCCTGACTCACCCCCTTGGAGAAGTCTGGCTGGTTCATGGAATTCATGGGCCAGCACAATTTTGTTGTTGGTAATGCTGAGTCAGAGAATTTCTGCTGGCGTGACAGTTTTGGCCATTCCAGGGTGTAAAGCaactctgaaaatgaaaaattatttatctctATTTTATATcatataaaacaataaaataataatagacAAACAGCTAGCTGAGTAATATATCAATATTAATCacctatatatatttatctgtGTATATATCTAATTATGTGCTTCCCAGGAGttaattttaaagatattgattaaaaaacctgaaaaatttCCTCTGTAGCTTTATTAGCTTCAGGGTgtaaagcagcagtgaaaaattTATCTCAATCTATCTCAGTTTTACATAATATATAACAATGAAATATTAACAACAAACAGATTTCTGAATAATATATCAATATTAATTACCTATATATGTTtctctgtgtatatatattatgATGTGCTTCCCAGGAGttaattttaaagatattgattaaaaaacctgaaaaatttCCTCTGTAACTTTATTAACTTCAGGGTgtaaagcagcagtgaaaatttaattttctctatcTCTCTCGgttttatataatatataacaaCAAAATATTGACAACAAAGAGATTTCTGAATAATATATCAATATTATCTAATCATACATGTTATCTGTGTATATGTCTAATGATTTGGTTCCCAAGAGTTAAAGATCTtgtttaaaaacctgaaaaatttCCAGAGTGTAAACCAACAGTGAAAATTTagttttctccatctctctgttttatataatacataacaagaaaataataataacaaacagatttctgaataatttattaatatgaATTAACTATATGTGTTTCTcttgtatatatttatgtatttccaAAGAGTTAAAGATATtgtttaaaaacctgaaatattaATATACAAACAGATTTCTGAATAGTTTATCAATAGTAATTAACCATATATATGTTtctctgtatatatatatatatatatatatatatatatatatttaattatgtGCTTCCCAAGAGTTAatttaaagattaaattaaCTTTAAAGTTAAAACTTCAAAGtttaaaccctaaaaaaccTGGAGGATTTCCTCTGTAGCTTTATTCTCTTCCCtttggatcccatcccaaaactGAAAGTTTCTTTGAGAGCAGCAGGACGTGACTGACTGAGGCTCACACCTGTGCTGAGGAGgataaaacactgaaaaaaatggaaatatttcctcggtttttttcctggtgacattcccaggaatggtgggaaaggggaagaagcaaagcagaggaaTGAGGAAACAAACCTGGAACCACGCAGGAGCGTGCTGCCAAAAAGAGAACTGGGGAGAGATGTGTAAATGATGGTGCTAATtagtaatttaaattaaaacatttctggaGCTTTGAAGGGTCAGCAAAGATCTCACACTAATTAATTTCTTGCTAAATGCTCTTTTGATcaaattgcaaatatttctgtggagCGTTCTCTGGGGATATTTTCCTGAGCTGCGCGTAGATCTGAACCCCAGAGGTTTGGTTTCTGGGCTGAACGTTGGGATTTTCCCTGTGCAGGCGCTCGGTACTGCCTGACTGTTCACCTGTTCACAGCCCGGGGCGAGAGCACCTCGGTCACCAAGAAATGTGCCACGGGCGAGGAGTGTCACCTGGTGGGCTGCCACCGCCTCGGGGACGGCGGCCACACGGTGAGCGCGGGGCGGGACACGGGGCCCTGGGAGCTTACTCCTGATTTACTCCTGGTTTAGTCCTGACCTACTCCTATTTACGCCTGACCTACTCCTGGTTTACTCCTGATGTACTCCTGACCTACTCCTGGTTTACTCCTGATTTAATCCTGGTTTACTCCTGCTTTACTCCTGATTTACTCCTGATGTACTCCTGACCTACTCCTGGTTTACTCCTGACCTGCTCCTGATTTACTCCTGACTTACTCCTGGTTTACTCCTGCTTTACTCCTGACCTAGGGGACAGCGGCCACACGGTGAGCGCGTGGCGGGACACGGGGCCGTGGGAACTTACTCCTGATTTACTCCTGACCTAGTCCTGATTTACTCCTGGTTTACTCCTGATTTACGCCTGACCTGCTCCTGATTTACTCCTGATTTACTCCTGACCTGCTCCTGATTTACTCCTGGTTTACTCCTGACCTAGGGGACAGCGGCCACACGGTGAGCGTGGGCGGGGTGGGACACTGGGCGGTCAGAACTTACTCCTGCTTACTCCTGATTTACTCCTGACTTACTCCTGACCTGCTCCTGATTTACTCCTGACTTACTCCTGTTTTACTCCTGTCTTAATCCTGCTTTACTCCTGGCTTACTCCTGGTTTACTTTTGCCTTACTACTGCTTTATTCCTGCCTTAATCCTGGTTTattcctgtcctgctcctgccttaGTCATGCCTTACTCCTGTTTTAATCCTCCTTTACTTCTGACTTACTACTGCTTTACTCCTGTCTTAAGCCTGGTTTATTCCTGCAGTCCTCCTGCCTTAGTCCTGCCTTACTGCTGTCTTAGTCCTGCTTTATTCCTGCTTTACTCCTGGCTTACTCCTGTTTTACTCCAGGTTTATTCCTGCCTTATTCCTGCACAGTCCCCCCCAGGAGtgtgtttcctgctgtgaaGGCACGATCTGCAGTGTGGAGATCCCCACCAATGcagtgtttgctgtgctgcaggatggccaaggggcagctgggcagtgcccagcctggcactgctggttATTAATTAATCACCCTGAGTTAATtaattcccttttctcccccaggAGTGTGTTTCTTGCTGTGAGGGCATGATCTTCAATGTGGAGATCCCCACCAACGCCACCAACGCGGTGCTGGCCGTGCTGCAGGATGGCCAAggggcagctgggcagtgtCCAGTGTAATGCTGGTGTGAATTAATGAATCACCCTGAGTTAATTAATTCCCCTGAGTTAATtaattcccttttctccccccaGGAGGGTGTTTCCTGCTGTGAGGGCATGATCTGCAACGTGGAGATCCCCACCAATGCAGTGTTTGCTGTTCTGCAGGCGCTCAGGATGGCCAAggggcagctgggcagtgcccatcctggctctgctggttATTAATTAATCACCCTGAGTTAATtaattcccttttctcccccaggagtgtgtttcctgctgtgagGGCATGATCTGCAACGTGGAGATCCCCACCAACGCCACCAACGCGGTGCTGGCCGTGCTGCAGGATGGCCAAggggcagctgggcagtgtCCAGTGTAATGCTGGTGTGAATTAATGAATCACCCTGAGTTaattaattattcttttctCCCACCCAGGAGGGTGTTTCCTGCTGTGAAGGAATGATCTGCAATGTGCAGATCCCCACCAATGCGTTCACTGTCCTGCAGGCGCTCAGGATGGCCAAggggcagctgggcagtgcccagcctggctctgctggttATTAATGAATCACCCTGAGTTAATtaattcccttttctcccccaggagtgtgtttcctgctgtgagGGCATGATCTTCAACGTGGAGATCCCCACCAACGCCACCAACGCGGTGCTGGCCGTGCTGCAGGATGGCCAAggggcagctgggcagtgtccagcctggcactgctggtgtgAATTAATGAATCACCCTGAGTTAATTAATTCCCCTGAGTTAATtaattcccttttctccccccaGGAGtgtgtttcctgctgtgagGGCATGATCTGCAACATGGAGATCCCCACCAACGCCACCAACGCGGTGCTGGCCGTGCTGCAGGATGGCCAAggggcagctgggcagtgtCCAGTGTAATGCTGGTGTGAATTAATTAATCACCCTGAGTTaattaattattcttttctcccccaggagtgtgtttcctgctgtgagGGCATGATCTGCAACGTGGAGATCCCCACCAACGCCACCAACGCCGTGCTGGCCGTGCTGCAGGATGGCCAAggggcagctgggcagtgtCCAGTGTAATGCTGGTGTGAATTAATGAATCACCCTGAGTTaattaattattcttttctCCCACCCAGGAGGGTGTTTCCTGCTGTGAAGGAATGATCTGCAATGTGCAGATCCCCACCAATGCGTTCACTGTCCTGCAGGCGCTCAGGATGGCCAAggggcagctgggcagtgcccatcctggctctgctggttATTAATTAATCACCCTGAGTTAATTagttcccttttctcccccaggagtgtgtttcctgctgtgagGGCATGATCTGCAACGTGGAGATCCCCACCAACGCCACCAACGCGGTGCTGGCCGTGCTGCAGGcgcgccgggccgggggcggccgggccctgcccagcctggccctgcccagcctggccctgctggtgGCAGCGGTGACAGTGGCACTGTCCTgacccagcagccccaggcagagctgctggcactgtccccGAGCCCCCAGGATCTCCAGGGGGAAGCCACGGACGTTCCTCCATGGCGGCGCGTCCTCAGCTCCGTGGATATTTTAATGGGAATCCTTCCCTGTCAGGGTTGGAAATCCACCCCACAAAAAccctctgctgggctgggtggggctcAAGTCTTCATCTCctgttttctgaggaaaataCACGTTCTCTTGGTTTTTTGGACAGAGCTGTGACAACCACGGTCAAAAGGAGCTTCGGATGGATGATGCGGGAAGGTGGAAAGTGGATTTCAACTTCTTACGTGCAGAAACAAcacaaagtttattttcttagcAAAATGTGTTTGAGCTTTTCTTGATTTCATAGAGAACACCTCTGGTTTTCATAGAGGTTGGCTTTTTTCTGCTTGATCACAGCTCTCATTTATCCTGGCcataatacaaaattaaatattttctttctcccattttaaacttaaaaatcCCGTCggagcacccagagcagaaTTCCTGATCTTCCAAACCTGAGGGATTATTTCCTTGCAATTGAGTCACACTTCAGAATATcagaaaaatatcatttttgAGATATCACAACTTTGAAATCACAGCTATACTCAAGCAGCTTCATTATCCTAAAAATTCCTAAATAAGAGATTCACTCTTGATTTGCACAGGTTTTTCccagaaatattattttcctgatgGATGTTTTCATGAAGGATGGATCACTTAAACTGACTCAAAAAACAGATTTGGAACCATTCcctaaaaaattgaaataactACAGATTTGGCTTCTTTTACATCAATATTTTCGTAATCATTTGCTGGTTTATGTCACTAATTATATTTAGCtgtaaaacagattttgaaatatttccagGCTTGTTGACATTGCAGAATTTCCTCCACAATATTCTTAGAAAGCAAGTTTTAATCGTTTGGATTTGCTATTGCaaatttgggattatttttaatgGGCAGTTGAATATGCAAATGTTAATGCAAGGCACAAAGAGGCACTTGGTagaaaaaatatggaatttaAGAGGGAATATCAATTTTTCCCCTTGCTCCATccttttttttatggaaaaccCTGCTTGGATTTGATGTTAAATGCTGATTTTGTaggaaaaaagcattaaaa
This genomic stretch from Oenanthe melanoleuca isolate GR-GAL-2019-014 chromosome 7, OMel1.0, whole genome shotgun sequence harbors:
- the LYPD6B gene encoding ly6/PLAUR domain-containing protein 6B isoform X2; its protein translation is MGLLRRALAAAVLPLLVLPGIWVSAENINFHNIRPPLDPTPFPNSFKCFTCDNAVDNYNCNRWAEDRWCPATRGESTSVTKKCATGEECHLVGCHRLGDGGHTECVSCCEGMICNVEIPTNATNAVLAVLQARRAGGGRALPSLALPSLALLVAAVTVALS
- the LYPD6B gene encoding ly6/PLAUR domain-containing protein 6B isoform X1 codes for the protein MGLLRRALAAAVLPLLVLPGIWVSAENINFHNIRPPLDPTPFPNSFKCFTCDNAVDNYNCNRWAEDRWCPASARYCLTVHLFTARGESTSVTKKCATGEECHLVGCHRLGDGGHTECVSCCEGMICNVEIPTNATNAVLAVLQARRAGGGRALPSLALPSLALLVAAVTVALS